One Triticum dicoccoides isolate Atlit2015 ecotype Zavitan chromosome 5B, WEW_v2.0, whole genome shotgun sequence genomic window carries:
- the LOC119309751 gene encoding uncharacterized protein LOC119309751 has protein sequence MPPSLPHQPQQNVRRQTSLPWPPTTRASTGVAPNRQISGLPSLAPTSCPPSLAVHASLTRTAPPPWPSIARPLPPLARCTGLHGSSAACIRAPGGLPQQWRSPLRHRQGSTPLLAHHQEKPDAAVPLLFSFADLVASLPPAIWDLSPVKFDGSPCSSFLPLRCGGVERPSPATPVPPRHVGGAREEKK, from the exons ATGCCTCCCAGCCTCCCCCACCAACCGCAGCAAAATGTGCGGCGACAGACTTCACTTCCGTGGCCGCCGACGACGAGGGCCTCCACCGGCGTGGCAccgaaccggcagatctcaggcctTCCCTCTCTGGCCCCGACGAGCTGCCCTCCTTCCCTTGCAGTCCATGCGTCCCTGACGCGGACCGCCCCACCTCCTTGGCCAAGCATCGCCCGCCCGCTCCCTCCTTTGGCCAGATGCACCGGACTCCACGGATCAAGTGCCGCCTGCATCCGGGCGCCCGGCGGCCTCCCCCAACAATGGCGGTCGCCCCTGCGCCATCGACAGGGATCCACCCCCCTGCTCGCACACCATCAAGAAAAGCCTGATGCAGCCgtgccgctgctattttctttcgcCGATCTGGTTGCTTCTCTCCCACCAGCGATTTGGGACTTGTCGCCTGTGAAGTTTGATGGTTCCCCATGCAGTTCGTTTTTGCCTCTCCGATGCGGTGGTGTCGAGCGGCCATCCCCTGCCACGCCGGTGCCACCTCGGCATGTGGGAGGAGCACGAGA GGAAAAAAAATGA